From a single Fusobacterium pseudoperiodonticum genomic region:
- the secD gene encoding protein translocase subunit SecD translates to MNSKLFIRLLIVIAIFITAVYYSIRKPIKLGLDLKGGVYVVLEAVEDKNSNVKIDSDAMNRLIEVLNRRINGIGVAESSIQKAGDNRVIVELPGLQNAEDAINLIGKTALLEFKIMNEDGTLGETLLTGSALQKAEVSYDNLGRPQISFQMTPDGAHVFAKITRENIGRQLAITLDGEVQTAPKINTEIAGGSGAITGNYTVEEATATATLLNAGALPIKAEVVETRTVGATLGDESIAQSKNAGMVAIGLIWLFMIIFYRLPGIIADLAIIIFGFITFACLNFIDATLTLPGIAGFILSLGMAVDANVIIFERIKEELRFGNSIRNSIESGFGKGFVAIFDSNLTTLIITAILFVFGTGPIKGFAVTLALGTLASMFTAITATKVLLLTFVNVFGFRSPKLFGVTEGGEN, encoded by the coding sequence ATGAATAGTAAGTTATTTATAAGATTGTTGATAGTAATAGCAATTTTTATAACAGCAGTATACTACAGTATAAGAAAGCCTATAAAACTTGGACTAGATTTAAAAGGTGGAGTTTATGTTGTACTTGAAGCTGTGGAAGATAAAAATTCAAATGTAAAAATTGATAGCGATGCTATGAACAGACTAATTGAAGTATTAAATAGAAGAATTAACGGAATAGGGGTTGCAGAATCTTCTATACAAAAAGCAGGAGATAACAGAGTTATCGTAGAATTACCAGGATTACAAAATGCAGAAGATGCTATAAATCTAATAGGTAAAACAGCTTTATTGGAATTTAAAATAATGAATGAAGATGGAACTTTAGGAGAAACTTTACTTACAGGTTCAGCATTACAAAAAGCTGAAGTATCTTATGACAATTTGGGTAGACCTCAAATATCATTTCAAATGACACCTGATGGTGCACATGTTTTTGCAAAAATAACTAGAGAAAATATTGGTAGACAACTTGCAATCACTCTTGATGGAGAAGTTCAAACAGCACCTAAAATAAATACTGAAATAGCAGGTGGTAGTGGAGCAATAACAGGTAACTACACTGTTGAAGAGGCAACAGCAACAGCAACTTTATTAAATGCAGGAGCATTACCAATAAAAGCAGAAGTTGTTGAAACAAGAACTGTTGGAGCAACTCTTGGAGATGAATCAATAGCACAAAGTAAAAATGCTGGTATGGTTGCAATAGGGTTAATTTGGTTATTTATGATAATTTTCTACAGATTACCAGGAATTATAGCAGACTTAGCAATAATCATATTTGGATTTATAACATTTGCTTGTCTAAACTTCATAGACGCAACACTTACATTACCAGGAATAGCTGGATTTATCTTATCACTAGGAATGGCAGTCGATGCTAACGTTATCATCTTTGAAAGAATAAAAGAAGAATTAAGATTTGGAAATAGTATAAGAAACTCAATAGAATCTGGATTTGGAAAAGGTTTTGTAGCTATATTTGACTCAAACTTAACAACTTTAATAATAACTGCTATATTATTTGTATTTGGTACAGGACCAATCAAAGGTTTTGCTGTAACATTGGCTTTAGGAACACTAGCTTCTATGTTTACTGCAATAACAGCAACAAAAGTATTACTTCTAACTTTTGTAAACGTATTTGGTTTTAGAAGTCCAAAACTTTTTGGAGTTACAGAAGGAGGAGAAAACTAA
- a CDS encoding class I SAM-dependent methyltransferase: MDQNAEKNEKLEISYDENPYISKTYYHTQPEKLKSNLRLLDFISPDLKNAKVLEIGCSFGGNIIPFAIENPEATVVGVDLSKVQVDEGNKIIDFLGLKNIRIHHKNILDYNEHFEQFDYIICHGVFSWVDENVQKGILKFIKKHLTKNGLAMISYNTYPGWKSLEVSKDAMKFRNKMLAKQDKDVTGKNQIAYGKGILEFLDEYSGLNKRIKDNFAYVAQKNDYYLLHEYFEVYNTPFYVYDFNELLETEGLAHIVDSYLQKSFPFLSNEILDKIENDCQGDYIGKEQYYDYLTDCQFRSSIITHKDNIKDINISRNIKIDSIKALNYRGFYLKNEDGKYVIGEDKEVVEDEKKALFLETVAKHYPNTVTVEDLEKELENKLTTVEICEILLVLIYQRKIEVYNDKLTVKKEEKIKISDRYKKYVEYFAETKFPVISSYGLSGINDLGLDLLRANVFLLFDGTRTDDYIVEILKAKHARDEIKVDNTDSKAVETILKEYVATMRTIIEENFLNK, translated from the coding sequence ATGGATCAAAATGCTGAAAAAAATGAAAAATTAGAAATTAGTTATGACGAGAACCCATATATCTCTAAAACATATTATCATACACAACCTGAGAAATTAAAATCTAATTTAAGATTATTAGATTTTATTAGTCCAGACTTAAAAAATGCAAAAGTTCTAGAAATTGGTTGTTCATTTGGTGGGAATATAATTCCTTTTGCAATTGAAAATCCTGAAGCAACTGTTGTTGGAGTAGATTTATCTAAGGTTCAAGTTGATGAAGGAAATAAAATAATAGATTTTCTAGGTTTAAAAAATATTAGAATACATCATAAAAATATTTTAGACTATAATGAACATTTTGAACAATTTGACTATATCATCTGTCATGGAGTTTTTTCTTGGGTAGATGAAAATGTTCAAAAAGGGATATTAAAATTTATAAAAAAACATCTTACAAAAAATGGTTTAGCTATGATTTCATACAATACTTATCCAGGTTGGAAAAGTTTAGAAGTATCAAAAGATGCTATGAAATTTAGAAATAAAATGTTGGCTAAACAAGATAAAGATGTTACAGGAAAGAATCAAATTGCTTATGGTAAAGGTATATTAGAATTCTTAGATGAATATTCTGGTTTAAATAAAAGAATAAAAGATAACTTTGCTTATGTTGCACAAAAAAATGACTATTATTTATTACATGAATATTTTGAAGTGTATAATACACCTTTCTATGTATATGATTTTAATGAATTATTAGAAACTGAAGGTTTAGCTCATATAGTTGATAGTTATTTACAAAAATCATTCCCATTTTTATCAAATGAAATTTTAGATAAAATTGAAAATGATTGTCAAGGTGACTACATAGGAAAAGAACAATATTATGACTATTTAACTGACTGTCAATTTAGAAGTAGTATTATAACTCATAAGGATAATATAAAAGATATTAATATTTCAAGAAATATAAAAATAGACAGTATAAAAGCTTTAAATTATAGAGGATTTTATCTTAAAAATGAAGATGGAAAATATGTGATAGGTGAAGATAAGGAAGTTGTAGAAGATGAAAAGAAAGCTTTATTCTTAGAAACAGTAGCTAAACATTATCCTAACACAGTCACAGTAGAAGATCTTGAAAAAGAATTAGAAAATAAATTAACTACTGTTGAAATTTGTGAAATTCTTTTAGTATTAATCTATCAAAGAAAAATAGAAGTTTACAATGATAAATTAACTGTAAAGAAAGAAGAAAAAATAAAAATATCAGATAGATATAAAAAATATGTTGAATATTTTGCTGAAACTAAATTCCCTGTTATAAGTTCATACGGTTTATCAGGAATAAACGATTTAGGTTTAGACTTATTAAGAGCAAATGTTTTCTTACTATTTGATGGAACAAGAACAGATGACTATATAGTAGAAATTTTAAAAGCAAAACATGCAAGAGATGAAATAAAAGTAGATAATACTGATAGTAAAGCAGTAGAAACTATTTTAAAAGAATATGTTGCTACTATGAGAACAATAATAGAAGAAAATTTCTTGAATAAATAA
- a CDS encoding methylated-DNA--[protein]-cysteine S-methyltransferase, with protein MVRSIKGISFLYNEEIGYLEIIEEKDGISEISFLGNINIEERKKLYNISTESPLTKKCSKQLKEYFSGKRKEFNIKLDVIGTKFQKECWNSLLKIPYGETISYSDEAKIIGKDKAVRAVGSANGKNSIPIIIPCHRVVSKDGSLGGYSGGEGGNKGIKIKKYLLELEKNFK; from the coding sequence TATACAATGAAGAAATTGGATATTTAGAGATAATTGAAGAAAAAGATGGTATAAGTGAAATAAGTTTTTTAGGAAATATAAATATAGAAGAAAGAAAAAAACTATATAATATTTCTACAGAATCTCCTTTAACAAAAAAATGTAGTAAGCAATTGAAAGAATATTTTTCTGGGAAAAGAAAAGAATTTAATATTAAATTAGATGTTATAGGAACAAAATTTCAAAAAGAATGTTGGAATTCATTGTTAAAAATTCCTTATGGAGAAACTATCTCATATAGTGATGAAGCTAAGATAATTGGAAAAGATAAAGCCGTTAGAGCTGTTGGTTCTGCTAACGGAAAGAACTCTATACCTATAATTATCCCCTGCCATAGAGTTGTTTCTAAAGATGGCAGCTTAGGTGGATATAGTGGTGGAGAAGGTGGAAATAAAGGTATTAAAATAAAAAAATATCTTTTAGAACTTGAAAAAAATTTTAAATAA
- the lptB gene encoding LPS export ABC transporter ATP-binding protein, protein MITLSADNLVKAYKGRKVVDRVSLEVNKGEIVGLLGPNGAGKTTTFYMITGIVRPDDGEVLCAEEDITNLPMYKRADMGIGYLAQEPSVFRNLTVEENIEVVLEMKDMSKKEQKETVHRLLEEFKLTHVKDSLGYALSGGERRRIEIARTIANNPSFILLDEPFAGVDPIAVEDIQNIIRHLKKRGLGILITDHNVRETLSITDRSYIMAKGKVLIEGTAREIANNPEARRIYLGEKFKLD, encoded by the coding sequence ATGATAACTTTAAGTGCTGATAATCTTGTTAAAGCCTATAAAGGAAGAAAGGTTGTAGACAGGGTTAGTTTAGAGGTAAATAAAGGAGAGATTGTTGGACTTCTTGGACCTAATGGAGCAGGAAAAACAACAACCTTCTATATGATAACAGGGATAGTGAGACCTGATGATGGAGAAGTTTTATGTGCTGAGGAAGACATAACAAACTTACCTATGTATAAAAGAGCAGATATGGGAATAGGATATCTTGCACAAGAACCTTCTGTTTTTAGAAACTTAACAGTAGAAGAGAATATAGAAGTGGTTCTTGAAATGAAAGATATGTCAAAAAAAGAGCAAAAGGAAACAGTACATAGATTACTTGAAGAGTTTAAATTGACTCATGTAAAAGATTCGTTAGGATATGCTCTATCTGGTGGAGAAAGAAGAAGAATAGAGATAGCTAGAACAATAGCAAATAATCCAAGTTTTATCTTACTTGACGAGCCTTTTGCTGGAGTCGACCCAATAGCTGTTGAAGATATACAAAATATTATAAGACATCTTAAAAAAAGAGGTTTAGGAATATTGATAACAGACCATAATGTAAGAGAAACTTTAAGTATTACAGATAGATCATATATTATGGCAAAGGGAAAAGTTTTAATAGAAGGAACAGCACGTGAAATTGCTAATAACCCAGAAGCAAGAAGAATATATTTAGGTGAAAAATTTAAGTTAGACTAA
- the secF gene encoding protein translocase subunit SecF → MKVNLHIIRNIKYYLSVSIILVVLSIIVFFAKGLNYGIDFTGGNLFQLKYNDKKVTLTEINDNLDKLSEKLPQVNSNSRKVQISEDGTVILRVPELKEEDKKEVLNSLQELGAFNLDKEDKVGASIGDDLKKSAIYSLGIGAILIVLYITLRFEFSFAIGGILSLLHDIIIAVGFIALMGYEVDTPFIAAILTILGYSINDTIVIYDRIRENLKRRHNKNWTLEDCMDESVNQTAIRSLNTSITTLFSVIALLIFGGASLKTFIMTLLIGILAGTYSSIFIATPIVYILNKRKGNNMEDMFKNDDDENNNGKRVEKILV, encoded by the coding sequence ATGAAAGTAAATTTACACATTATAAGAAATATAAAATATTATCTATCAGTTTCAATAATTCTTGTTGTTTTATCAATAATAGTATTCTTTGCAAAAGGATTAAACTATGGAATAGATTTCACAGGAGGAAACCTATTTCAATTAAAATATAATGACAAAAAAGTAACATTGACTGAAATTAATGATAATTTAGATAAGTTATCTGAAAAATTGCCTCAGGTCAATTCAAATAGTAGAAAGGTTCAAATCTCTGAAGATGGAACAGTAATTTTAAGAGTTCCTGAATTAAAAGAAGAAGATAAAAAAGAAGTTTTAAATAGCTTACAAGAATTAGGAGCTTTCAATTTAGATAAAGAAGATAAAGTTGGAGCAAGTATAGGAGATGACTTAAAGAAATCAGCTATCTATTCACTAGGTATAGGAGCAATTTTAATAGTTCTATACATCACATTAAGATTTGAGTTCAGTTTTGCTATTGGAGGTATACTATCGTTATTACATGACATTATCATAGCAGTAGGATTTATAGCTCTTATGGGTTACGAAGTTGACACTCCATTTATAGCTGCTATACTTACTATACTTGGATACTCAATAAACGATACTATCGTTATTTACGACAGAATAAGAGAAAACTTAAAGAGAAGACACAATAAAAATTGGACACTAGAAGATTGTATGGATGAATCAGTTAACCAAACTGCTATAAGATCTTTGAATACATCAATAACTACACTATTTTCTGTAATAGCTTTATTGATATTTGGTGGAGCAAGTTTAAAAACTTTTATAATGACTTTATTAATAGGTATACTTGCAGGTACATATAGTTCAATCTTTATTGCGACTCCAATAGTTTACATATTGAATAAGAGAAAAGGTAACAATATGGAAGATATGTTTAAAAATGATGATGATGAAAATAATAATGGTAAGAGAGTAGAAAAAATCTTAGTATAA
- the dnaJ gene encoding molecular chaperone DnaJ, translating into MEKRDYYEVLGVDKGASEGDIKKAYRKAAMKYHPDKFANASDAEKKDAEEKFKEINEAYQILSDPQKKQQYDQFGHAAFEAGAGAGGGGFNANGFDFGDIFGDIFGGGGFGGFEGFSGFGDSSRRSYAEAGHDLRYNLEITLEEAAKGVEKTIKYKRNGKCEHCHGTGGEDSKMKTCPTCNGQGTVKTQQKTILGIIPSQTVCPDCHGKGEVPEKKCKHCHGTGIAKETVEKKINVPAGVDDGQKLKYAGLGEASQSGGPNGDLYIVIRIKSHDIFVRDRENLYCEVPISYSTAVLGGEVEIPTLNGKKTIRVPEGTESGRLLKVKGEGIKSLRGYGQGDIIVKITIETPKKLTDKQKELLQKFEESLNDKNYEQKSSFMKKVKKFFKDIID; encoded by the coding sequence ATGGAAAAAAGAGACTATTATGAAGTCCTTGGAGTAGATAAAGGTGCAAGTGAAGGAGATATAAAGAAAGCCTATAGAAAGGCTGCTATGAAATATCACCCTGATAAGTTTGCAAATGCAAGCGATGCTGAGAAAAAAGATGCAGAAGAAAAATTTAAAGAAATAAATGAAGCTTATCAAATCCTTTCAGATCCTCAAAAGAAGCAACAATATGATCAATTTGGTCATGCTGCTTTTGAAGCTGGAGCTGGAGCTGGTGGTGGAGGCTTTAATGCTAATGGATTTGACTTTGGTGATATTTTTGGTGATATTTTTGGTGGTGGAGGTTTCGGTGGCTTTGAAGGATTTTCTGGATTTGGTGATTCTTCAAGAAGAAGCTATGCTGAAGCTGGGCATGATTTAAGATATAATCTTGAAATCACTTTAGAGGAAGCTGCTAAAGGTGTTGAAAAGACTATAAAATATAAGAGAAATGGAAAATGTGAACATTGTCATGGAACAGGTGGAGAAGACAGCAAAATGAAAACTTGTCCTACTTGTAATGGACAAGGAACAGTAAAAACTCAACAAAAAACTATATTGGGTATAATACCATCTCAAACTGTCTGCCCTGACTGTCATGGTAAGGGAGAAGTTCCTGAAAAGAAATGTAAACATTGTCATGGAACAGGAATAGCAAAAGAAACTGTCGAAAAGAAAATTAATGTACCAGCTGGTGTAGATGATGGACAAAAATTAAAATATGCAGGTCTAGGTGAAGCAAGTCAAAGTGGTGGGCCTAATGGAGATTTATACATAGTTATCAGAATAAAATCTCATGATATTTTTGTAAGAGATAGAGAAAATCTATATTGTGAAGTACCTATATCATATTCAACTGCTGTTTTAGGTGGAGAAGTTGAAATACCTACTTTAAATGGTAAGAAAACTATTAGAGTTCCTGAAGGAACTGAAAGTGGAAGACTATTAAAAGTTAAAGGAGAAGGTATAAAATCTCTTAGAGGCTATGGACAAGGAGATATCATTGTAAAAATTACTATAGAAACTCCTAAGAAACTAACTGATAAACAAAAAGAATTATTACAAAAATTTGAAGAAAGTCTAAATGACAAAAACTATGAACAAAAATCTAGTTTTATGAAAAAAGTAAAAAAATTCTTTAAAGATATAATTGATTAA
- a CDS encoding flavodoxin has translation MKKSLIVYYSLSGLTKKVVDVLKNFTDADIYEIELEKPYSKLTAYTIGLVHCKTDYEPAIKNEIDLSNYDKIFIGGPAWYFTYAPPIHSFIKKYDLSDKVIYPFGTATSNFGNYFERFSKECKAKEIKNPLEVFKSTFKNGLEDAVKSWLDKEYN, from the coding sequence ATGAAAAAATCATTGATTGTTTATTATTCTTTAAGTGGACTGACAAAAAAAGTTGTAGATGTATTAAAAAACTTTACTGATGCTGATATCTACGAAATAGAGTTAGAAAAACCATATAGTAAACTAACAGCTTACACTATAGGTTTAGTTCATTGTAAGACAGATTATGAACCTGCAATTAAAAATGAAATTGACTTATCTAATTATGATAAAATTTTTATAGGTGGGCCTGCTTGGTACTTTACTTATGCACCTCCTATTCATTCTTTTATAAAGAAATATGATTTAAGTGATAAAGTTATTTATCCTTTTGGAACTGCTACAAGTAACTTTGGTAATTATTTTGAAAGATTCAGTAAAGAATGTAAGGCAAAAGAAATAAAAAATCCTTTAGAAGTTTTTAAATCTACATTTAAGAATGGTTTGGAAGATGCTGTGAAATCTTGGTTAGACAAAGAATATAATTAA
- the ruvX gene encoding Holliday junction resolvase RuvX yields MKRYLALDIGDVRIGVARSDLMGIIATPLETINRKKVKSVKRIAELCKENNTTSIVVGIPKSLDGEEKRQAEKVREYIEKLKKEIENLEIIEIDERFSTVIADNILKDLNKNGAIEKRKVVDKVAASIILQTYLDMKK; encoded by the coding sequence ATGAAGAGATATTTAGCATTAGATATTGGTGATGTTAGAATTGGAGTGGCAAGATCTGATTTAATGGGAATAATTGCCACACCATTAGAAACTATAAATAGAAAAAAAGTGAAGTCTGTCAAAAGGATAGCTGAGCTTTGTAAGGAAAATAATACAACCTCAATAGTTGTAGGTATACCTAAAAGTCTTGATGGTGAAGAAAAAAGACAGGCTGAAAAAGTAAGAGAATACATAGAGAAGTTAAAAAAAGAAATAGAAAATCTTGAAATAATTGAAATAGATGAAAGATTTTCAACAGTGATAGCTGACAATATATTAAAAGATTTAAATAAAAATGGAGCTATTGAAAAAAGAAAGGTAGTAGATAAAGTTGCTGCCTCAATAATATTACAAACATATTTAGATATGAAAAAATAA
- the alaS gene encoding alanine--tRNA ligase — protein sequence MLTGNEIREKFIEFFMQKQHKHFESASLIPDDPTLLLTVAGMVPFKPYFLGQKEAPYPRVTTYQKCIRTNDLENVGRTARHHTFFEMLGNFSFGDYFKEEAIAWSWEFVTEVLKLDKDKLWVTVFTTDDEAERIWIEKCNFPKERIVRMGESENWWSAGPTGSCGPCSEIHVDLGVQYGGDENSKIGDEGTDNRFIEIWNLVFTEWNRMEDGSLEPLPKKNIDTGAGLERIAAVVQGKPNNFETDLLFPILEEAARITGSQYGKNPETNFSLKVITDHARAVTFLVNDGVIPSNEGRGYILRRILRRAVRHGRLLGYKDLFMYKMVDKVVERFEVAYPDLKKNLENIRKIVKIEEEKFSNTLDQGIQLVNQEIDNLLANGKNKLDGEVSFKLYDTYGFPYELTEEIAEERGVTVLREEFEAKMEEQKEKARSAREVVMEKGQDSFIEDFYDKHGVTKFTGYEKTEDEATLLSSREAKDGKYLLIFDKTPFYAESGGQVGDQGRIYSDNFSAKVLDVQKQKDIFIHTVEIEKGSAEENKTYKLEVNLLRRLDTAKNHTATHLLHKALREVVGTHVQQAGSLVDPDKLRFDFSHYEAVTAEQLAKIENIVNEKIREGIDVVVSHHSIEEAKNLGAMMLFGDKYGEVVRVVDVPGFSTELCGGTHIDNIAKIGLFKIVSEGGIAAGVRRIEAKTGYGAYLVEKEEADTLKEIEKKLKASNTNVVEKVEKTLESLKDAEKSLETLKQKIALFETKAALSGMEEINGAKVLIATFKDKTADDLRTMIDTIKDNNEKAIVVLASTQDKLSFAVGVTKTLTDKVKAGDLVKQLAEMTGGKGGGRPDFAQAGGKDESKLLDAFKEIRATIESKLS from the coding sequence ATGTTAACAGGTAACGAAATTAGAGAGAAATTTATTGAATTTTTTATGCAAAAACAGCATAAACATTTTGAAAGTGCATCTTTGATACCAGATGATCCAACTCTACTTTTAACGGTAGCAGGAATGGTACCATTTAAGCCGTATTTCTTAGGACAAAAGGAAGCACCTTATCCAAGAGTTACAACTTATCAAAAATGTATAAGAACAAATGACTTAGAAAATGTTGGAAGAACAGCAAGACACCATACATTTTTTGAAATGTTAGGAAATTTCTCTTTTGGAGATTATTTCAAAGAAGAAGCTATAGCTTGGTCTTGGGAATTTGTGACAGAAGTATTGAAACTTGATAAAGATAAGCTATGGGTAACTGTATTCACTACAGATGATGAAGCAGAAAGAATTTGGATAGAAAAATGTAATTTTCCAAAAGAAAGAATAGTTAGAATGGGAGAAAGTGAAAACTGGTGGTCAGCAGGACCTACTGGTTCTTGTGGACCTTGTTCTGAAATCCATGTTGACCTTGGAGTACAATATGGTGGAGATGAAAACTCTAAAATTGGTGATGAAGGAACAGATAACCGTTTCATAGAAATATGGAATCTAGTGTTCACTGAATGGAATAGAATGGAAGATGGAAGTCTAGAACCTCTACCTAAAAAGAATATAGATACAGGAGCAGGACTTGAAAGAATAGCAGCAGTAGTCCAAGGTAAACCTAATAACTTTGAAACTGATTTACTATTCCCTATCTTAGAAGAAGCAGCAAGAATTACAGGAAGTCAATATGGTAAAAATCCTGAAACAAACTTTTCTTTAAAAGTTATAACTGACCATGCAAGAGCAGTAACTTTCTTAGTTAATGACGGAGTTATACCTTCTAATGAAGGAAGAGGATATATCCTAAGAAGAATTTTAAGAAGAGCAGTTAGACATGGAAGATTATTAGGATACAAAGACTTATTCATGTATAAGATGGTGGATAAGGTTGTTGAAAGATTTGAAGTTGCTTATCCAGATTTAAAGAAAAATTTAGAAAATATCAGAAAAATTGTAAAAATAGAAGAAGAAAAATTCTCTAATACTTTGGATCAAGGAATACAACTAGTTAATCAAGAAATTGATAATCTACTAGCTAATGGAAAAAATAAACTAGATGGAGAAGTTTCATTTAAGCTTTATGATACTTATGGTTTCCCTTATGAATTGACAGAAGAAATAGCAGAAGAAAGAGGAGTAACTGTATTAAGAGAAGAATTTGAAGCTAAAATGGAAGAACAAAAAGAAAAAGCTAGATCGGCTAGAGAAGTTGTAATGGAAAAAGGACAAGACAGCTTTATAGAAGACTTCTATGATAAACATGGAGTAACTAAATTTACTGGTTATGAAAAGACTGAAGATGAAGCTACACTTCTAAGTTCAAGAGAAGCAAAAGATGGAAAGTATCTATTGATTTTTGATAAAACTCCTTTCTATGCTGAATCAGGAGGACAAGTTGGAGATCAAGGAAGAATTTACTCAGATAACTTCTCAGCTAAGGTCTTAGATGTACAAAAACAAAAAGATATATTTATTCATACTGTTGAAATTGAAAAAGGTAGTGCTGAAGAAAACAAGACTTATAAACTAGAGGTAAATCTTCTTAGAAGACTTGATACAGCTAAAAACCATACAGCTACTCACTTATTACATAAGGCTTTAAGAGAAGTAGTTGGAACTCATGTTCAACAAGCAGGGTCTTTAGTTGATCCAGATAAATTAAGATTTGACTTTAGCCATTATGAAGCTGTTACAGCTGAACAACTTGCTAAAATTGAAAATATAGTAAATGAAAAAATTAGAGAAGGTATAGACGTTGTTGTAAGTCATCACAGTATAGAAGAAGCTAAAAACTTAGGTGCTATGATGCTATTTGGGGATAAATATGGTGAAGTAGTAAGAGTTGTAGATGTCCCTGGATTCTCAACTGAACTTTGTGGAGGAACTCACATAGATAACATAGCTAAGATAGGACTATTCAAAATAGTTTCTGAAGGTGGTATAGCAGCAGGAGTTAGAAGAATAGAAGCTAAAACTGGTTATGGAGCATACTTAGTTGAAAAAGAAGAAGCAGATACTTTAAAAGAAATTGAAAAGAAATTAAAAGCTTCAAATACTAATGTAGTTGAGAAAGTAGAAAAAACTTTAGAAAGTTTAAAAGATGCTGAAAAATCATTGGAGACTTTAAAACAAAAAATTGCTTTATTTGAAACAAAGGCAGCATTGTCAGGAATGGAAGAAATAAATGGAGCTAAAGTATTAATAGCTACATTTAAAGATAAAACAGCTGACGACTTAAGAACTATGATAGATACTATTAAAGATAATAATGAAAAAGCAATAGTAGTTCTAGCAAGTACTCAAGATAAGTTATCTTTTGCAGTAGGAGTTACAAAAACTTTAACTGATAAGGTAAAAGCAGGAGACTTAGTAAAACAACTAGCTGAAATGACAGGTGGAAAAGGTGGAGGAAGACCAGATTTTGCACAAGCTGGTGGAAAAGATGAAAGCAAACTTTTAGATGCCTTCAAAGAAATTAGAGCTACAATTGAATCTAAATTATCATAA